A window of Hippoglossus stenolepis isolate QCI-W04-F060 chromosome 18, HSTE1.2, whole genome shotgun sequence contains these coding sequences:
- the prpf4 gene encoding U4/U6 small nuclear ribonucleoprotein Prp4, translating to MSDEDDIAPPVKRGRVYYGSLEEKERERLSLEMGRGTTTGSDAVKAGIEAGNINISSGETLEMEERVSERQHEALAEFERRRRARQITVSTDDTEVKAGLRALSEPITLFGEGPADRRERLRSVLSVVGPDALKKSRKDDERGKRSQDECQQTWYHEGSASLKDARLWLAKYSLPRAMERLEAARTQRDVAEATRVMRQQELHKSLRNLNNFCSQIGDDRPISFCHFSPDSKMLATASWSGLCKLWSVPDCSPIRTLRGHNTNVGAIVFRPQAGVSLDQGDVSLASCAADGSVKLWNLESDEPVADIEGHSERVSRVSWHPSGRFLGTTCYDNSWRLWDLEAQEEILHQEGHSKGVHDLHFHPDGSLAATGGLDSFGRVWDLRTGRCVVFLEGHLKEIYSLHFSPNGYHLATGSGDNTCKVWELRNRKCLYTIPAHQNLLSAVRYQPTDGHFLLTGAYDNTAKVWSHPGWTPMKTLAGHEGKVMGVDVSPDGKLIATCSYDRTFKLWVSE from the exons ATGTCTGACGAGGACGACATCGCTCCGCCCGTGAAGAGGGGTCGGGTTTACTATGGAAgcctggaggagaaagagcGGGAACGGCTGAGCTTAGAGATGGGGAGAGGCACTACGACAGGAAGTGATGCGGTGAAGGCGGGGATTGAGGCGGGAAACATCAACATCTCATCAG GAGAGACACTGGAGATGGAGGAGCGGGTCAGCGAGCGGCAACATGAAGCGCTGGCTGAGTTTGAGCGGCGGCGGCGTGCACGTCAGATCACCGTCTCCACCGACGACACTGAGGTGAAGGCTGGTCTCCGGGCACTCAGTGAGCCAATCACATTGTTCGGAGAGGGACCAGCTGATCGCCGGGAAAG gttgCGGAGCGTTCTCTCTGTTGTTGGTCCAGACGCTCTGAAAAAGTCCAGAAAAGATGACGAGCGAGGGAAAAGATCACAGGACGag tgtCAGCAGACGTGGTACCATGAAGGCTCCGCCTCCCTGAAGGACGCCCGGCTCTGGTTGGCCAAATACTCTCTGCCCCG GGCAATGGAGCGTCTGGAGGCTGCGCGAACTCAGAGGGACGTTGCCGAGGCGACGAGGGTGATGCGACAACAAGAGCTACACAAGAGTCTGAGG aaTTTGAACAACTTCTGCAGCCAGATCGGTGACGATCGACCAATCAGCTTCTGCCATTTCAGCCCTGACTCCAAGATGTTGGCCACCGCCTCCTG gAGTGGTCTGTGTAAGCTGTGGTCCGTCCCCGACTGCAGCCCGATTCGTACACTCAGAG GACACAACACCAACGTCGGCGCCATCGTCTTCCGCCCTCAGGCTGGAGTCTCTCTCGACCAAGGAGATGTCAGCTTGGCCTCGTGTGCTGCTGATGGGTCTGTGAAGTTGTGGAACCTCGAGAg TGACGAGCCTGTGGCGGACATCGAGggtcacagtgagcgagtgtcCCGTGTGTCCTGGCATCCATCTGGAAGGTTCCTTGGAACGACGTG CTATGATAACTCGTGGCGTCTCTGGGATCTGGAGGCTCAGGAGGAAATCCTCCATCAGGAAGGTCACAGCAAAGGAGTCCACGACCTCCACTTCCACCCCGACGGCTCACTGGCTGCTACTGG AGGCCTGGATTCGTTCGGCAGGGTGTGGGACCTTCGGACTGGACGCTGTGTCGTTTTCCTCGAGGGTCACCTGAAGGAGATCTACAGCCTGCACTTCTCCCCCAACgg GTATCACCTAGCAACAGGAAGTGGTGATAACACCTGTAAGGTTTGGGAGctgagaaacaggaagtgcttgTACACCATCCCCGCCCACCAGAACCTACTGTCTGCAGTCCGCTACCAAc CCACAGACggtcacttcctgttgaccGGAGCGTATGACAACACAGCAAAGGTTTGGAGTCACCCTGGGTGGACGCCAATGAAGACGCTCGCTGGGCATGAGGGGAAG GTCATGGGAGTCGACGTGTCACCTGACGGGAAATTGATCGCAACCTGTTCCTATGACCGCACCTTCAAACTCTGGGTATCTGAGTGA
- the cdc26 gene encoding anaphase-promoting complex subunit CDC26, translating to MLRRKPTRLELKIDDTEEFESVKKELEARKRQREEAESGGGVGGSSVISVDIIGGGASASSSTAASRAELINERIGYKPHPKPATLPTLFGSLQF from the exons ATGTTGAGGAGGAAACCGACTCGTCTGGAGCTTAAGATCGACGACACTGAGGAGTTTGAGAGCGTCAAGAAGGAGCTTGAG GCCAGGAAGCGTCAGCGAGAGGAGGCGGAGTCAGGAGGCGGAGTGGGCGGATCTTCTGTTATCAGTGTTGACATAATCGGGGGCGGAGCCTCTGCATCTTCGTCCACAGCGGCGTCGAGGGCGGAGCTAATCAACGAGCGAATCGGGTACAAGCCCCACCCCAAACCGGCCACGCTGCCCACCCTGTTCGGAAGTTTACAATTTTGA
- the fer gene encoding tyrosine-protein kinase Fer isoform X2, whose protein sequence is MGFGRDLRNSHEGLLKLQDWELKLLETVKRFMTLRVKSDKEYAALLLNMTQQTEKQEAADYVSTVSKSWSQVIRQTEALGRVMRSHADELNSGPLHRLATLIRDKQQVKKSYQSLHQQLESHNHKVTRSDLEKLKATYRLLSRDANNAKEKYKEALTKGREAERARERYDKVTAKLHNLHNQYVLAVCGARKQQDDHRRNAAPALLDALQRMQEDMTLALKSILEEYCEISSLLTDDIVKVHQEISAAVQQIDPLAEYQHFIDAYRSPETPEPNVEFDTTLLEETDNLPANEILWNTLTADSLQAMMSSATEELTLTQQNLRTKEALADDLDTKIQTSQQDGERRSDCVLMLSQKLALLELRHAVQSLRGSEARLASQKALLDTKMAAAATSPPPQPSPPALPYEDDARSLGSTDKTKEKTSRFDTLRHSLAGMIRSPKSMLGSSSSFFDVIPTSERPLADQDWYHGAIPRTEAQELLRQQGDFLVRESHGKPGEYVLSVFSDEQRRHFIIQFADSQYRFEGTGFSTIPQLIEHHFSTKQVITKKSGVVLLNPVVKDKKWILNHEDVTLGELLGKGNFGEVFKGTLQRDKTAVAVKTCKEDLPPELKIRFLSEARILKQYDHPNIVKLIGVCTQRQPIYIVMELVPGGDFLSFLRKKKDEMKTKQLIRFSVDAAAGMAYLESKNCIHRDLAARNCLVGEGSVLKISDFGMSRQEDDGIYSSSGLKQIPIKWTAPEALNYGRYSSESDVWSYGILLWETFSLGVCPYPGMTNQQAREQVEKGYRMACPQRCPDEVYKVMQRCWQYNPEERPKFSELQRDLTAIKKK, encoded by the exons ATGGGGTTTGGTCGAGATCTGAGGAATTCCCATGAGGGTTTACTGAAGCTGCAGGACTGGGAGTTAAAG CTGCTGGAGACGGTGAAGCGATTCATGACTCTGCGGGTGAAGAGCGATAAGGAGTACGCTGCTCTGCTGCTTAACATGACtcagcaaacagaaaaacaggaagctGCCGACTACGTCAGCACCGTCAGCAAG tcttgGTCGCAGGTGATTCGTCAGACTGAGGCGCTGGGGCGAGTGATGAGGAGTCACGCTGACGAGCTGAACTCAGGTCCTCTGCACCGCCTCGCCACATTGATACGAGACAAGCAGCAGGTGAAGAAGAGCTACCAGAGTCTTCATCAGCAGCTAGAGAGCCACAATCACAAG GTAACCAGGAGTGACCTGGAGAAGCTGAAGGCGACGTATCGTCTGTTGAGCCGTGACGCAAACAATgccaaagaaaaatataaagaagCTCTgacaaaag GCCGGGAGGCAGAGCGTGCCCGTGAGCGTTACGACAAAGTGACTGCGAAGCTCCACAACCTTCATAACCAGTATGTGTTGGCGGTGTGTGGCGCTAGAAAGCAGCAGGACGACCACCGACGCAACGCTGCGCCTGCTCTGCTGGACGCTCTGCAGAGGATGCAGGAGGATATGACGCTCGCACT TAAGAGTATTCTGGAGGAGTACTGTGAGATCAGCAGTCTTCTGACCGATGACATCGTTAAAGTTCATCAGGAAATCTCAGCAGCTGTTCAGCAGATCGATCCGCTCGCTGAGTATCAACACTTCATTGACGCCTACAG GTCACCAGAGACTCCGGAGCCAAACGTGGAGTTTGACACTACTCTATTGGAGGAGACGGACAACCTGCCGGCCAATGAGATCCTCTGGAACACGCTGACGGCTGACAGTCTGCAGGCCAT GATGTCGTCAGCGACAGAggagctgacactgactcagcAGAACCTGAGGACGAAGGAGGCGTTGGCCGATGACCTCGACACCAAGATTCAGACAAGTCAGCAAGATGGCGAGCGGAGGAGCGA CTGTGTGCTGATGCTCAGTCAGAAACTCGCTCTTCTCGAGCTCCGTCACGCTGTCCAATCTCTGCGTGGATCTGAGGCCCGCCTCGCCTCCCAGAAGGCCCTGCTGGACACCAAGATGGCTGCCGCCGccacctcccctcccccacaACCGTCTCCCCCTGCACTGCCATATGAGGACGACGCTCGTTCTTTGGGATCTACC gaTAAGACGAAGGAGAAGACGTCTCGTTTCGACACGCTGCGTCACTCTCTCGCTGGAATGATTCGTTCTCCTAAATCGATGCttggctcctcctcctcg TTCTTTGATGTGATCCCCACCTCGGAGCGCCCCCTTGCGGACCAGGATTGGTATCATGGTGCCATCCCCCGCACTGAGGCTCAGGAGCTACTGCGGCAACAGGGCGACTTCCTGGTGAGGGAGAGTCACGGTAAACCAGGCGAGTACGTCCTGTCGGTGTTTTCTGATGAGCAGAGACGACACTTCATCATCCAGTTCGCCGAC AGTCAGTACCGCTTTGAAGGGACAGGTTTCTCCACAATCCCTCAACTCATCGAGCATCATTTCTCCACCAAGCAGGTCATCACCAAAAAGTCTGGAGTTGTTCTTCTCAACCCTGTCGTCAAG GATAAGAAGTGGATCCTGAACCATGAGGACGTGACGCTCGGGGAGCTTCTGGGAAAG GGTAACTTTGGTGAAGTGTTTAAAGGGACACTGCAGCGCGACAAAACGGCGGTTGCTGTTAAAACCTGTAAAGAAGATTTACCTCCAGAGCTGAAGATCCGCTTCCTGTCTGAGGCCAG GATACTGAAGCAGTACGACCACCCGAACATTGTGAAGCTGATTGGTGTTTGTACGCAGCGACAGCCGATCTACATCGTCATGGAGCTGGTTCCTG gtGGGGACTTCCTGTCCTTTCTAAGGAAGAAGAAAGACGAGATGAAAACGAAGCAGCTTATTCGCTTCTCTGTCGACGCCGCCGCCGGTATGGCATACCTGGAGAGCAAGAACTGCATCCACAG GGACCTGGCGGCGAGGAACTGTCTGGTGGGGGAGGGCAGCGTGTTGAAGATCAGTGACTTTGGGATGAGTCGTCAGGAGGACGATGGCATTTACTCTTCATCTGGACTCAAACAGATTCCCATCAAATGGACGGCACCTGAAGCCCTCAACTATG gTCGTTACAGCTCAGAGAGTGATGTGTGGAGTTACGGCATCCTGCTCTGGGAAACCTTTAGTCTGGGGGTGTGTCCTTATCCCGGGATGACCAATCAGCAGGCTCGAGAGCAGGTGGAAAAAG GTTACAGGATGGCGTGTCCTCAGCGGTGCCCTGATGAAGTGTACAAAGTGATGCAGCGTTGCTGGCAGTACAATCCCGAGGAACGACCCAAgttctctgagctgcagcgagaCCTCACCGCCATCAAGAAaaagtga
- the fer gene encoding tyrosine-protein kinase Fer isoform X1 — MGFGRDLRNSHEGLLKLQDWELKLLETVKRFMTLRVKSDKEYAALLLNMTQQTEKQEAADYVSTVSKSWSQVIRQTEALGRVMRSHADELNSGPLHRLATLIRDKQQVKKSYQSLHQQLESHNHKVTRSDLEKLKATYRLLSRDANNAKEKYKEALTKGREAERARERYDKVTAKLHNLHNQYVLAVCGARKQQDDHRRNAAPALLDALQRMQEDMTLALKSILEEYCEISSLLTDDIVKVHQEISAAVQQIDPLAEYQHFIDAYRSPETPEPNVEFDTTLLEETDNLPANEILWNTLTADSLQAMMSSATEELTLTQQNLRTKEALADDLDTKIQTSQQDGERRSDCVLMLSQKLALLELRHAVQSLRGSEARLASQKALLDTKMAAAATSPPPQPSPPALPYEDDARSLGSTDKTKEKTSRFDTLRHSLAGMIRSPKSMLGSSSSQFFDVIPTSERPLADQDWYHGAIPRTEAQELLRQQGDFLVRESHGKPGEYVLSVFSDEQRRHFIIQFADSQYRFEGTGFSTIPQLIEHHFSTKQVITKKSGVVLLNPVVKDKKWILNHEDVTLGELLGKGNFGEVFKGTLQRDKTAVAVKTCKEDLPPELKIRFLSEARILKQYDHPNIVKLIGVCTQRQPIYIVMELVPGGDFLSFLRKKKDEMKTKQLIRFSVDAAAGMAYLESKNCIHRDLAARNCLVGEGSVLKISDFGMSRQEDDGIYSSSGLKQIPIKWTAPEALNYGRYSSESDVWSYGILLWETFSLGVCPYPGMTNQQAREQVEKGYRMACPQRCPDEVYKVMQRCWQYNPEERPKFSELQRDLTAIKKK, encoded by the exons ATGGGGTTTGGTCGAGATCTGAGGAATTCCCATGAGGGTTTACTGAAGCTGCAGGACTGGGAGTTAAAG CTGCTGGAGACGGTGAAGCGATTCATGACTCTGCGGGTGAAGAGCGATAAGGAGTACGCTGCTCTGCTGCTTAACATGACtcagcaaacagaaaaacaggaagctGCCGACTACGTCAGCACCGTCAGCAAG tcttgGTCGCAGGTGATTCGTCAGACTGAGGCGCTGGGGCGAGTGATGAGGAGTCACGCTGACGAGCTGAACTCAGGTCCTCTGCACCGCCTCGCCACATTGATACGAGACAAGCAGCAGGTGAAGAAGAGCTACCAGAGTCTTCATCAGCAGCTAGAGAGCCACAATCACAAG GTAACCAGGAGTGACCTGGAGAAGCTGAAGGCGACGTATCGTCTGTTGAGCCGTGACGCAAACAATgccaaagaaaaatataaagaagCTCTgacaaaag GCCGGGAGGCAGAGCGTGCCCGTGAGCGTTACGACAAAGTGACTGCGAAGCTCCACAACCTTCATAACCAGTATGTGTTGGCGGTGTGTGGCGCTAGAAAGCAGCAGGACGACCACCGACGCAACGCTGCGCCTGCTCTGCTGGACGCTCTGCAGAGGATGCAGGAGGATATGACGCTCGCACT TAAGAGTATTCTGGAGGAGTACTGTGAGATCAGCAGTCTTCTGACCGATGACATCGTTAAAGTTCATCAGGAAATCTCAGCAGCTGTTCAGCAGATCGATCCGCTCGCTGAGTATCAACACTTCATTGACGCCTACAG GTCACCAGAGACTCCGGAGCCAAACGTGGAGTTTGACACTACTCTATTGGAGGAGACGGACAACCTGCCGGCCAATGAGATCCTCTGGAACACGCTGACGGCTGACAGTCTGCAGGCCAT GATGTCGTCAGCGACAGAggagctgacactgactcagcAGAACCTGAGGACGAAGGAGGCGTTGGCCGATGACCTCGACACCAAGATTCAGACAAGTCAGCAAGATGGCGAGCGGAGGAGCGA CTGTGTGCTGATGCTCAGTCAGAAACTCGCTCTTCTCGAGCTCCGTCACGCTGTCCAATCTCTGCGTGGATCTGAGGCCCGCCTCGCCTCCCAGAAGGCCCTGCTGGACACCAAGATGGCTGCCGCCGccacctcccctcccccacaACCGTCTCCCCCTGCACTGCCATATGAGGACGACGCTCGTTCTTTGGGATCTACC gaTAAGACGAAGGAGAAGACGTCTCGTTTCGACACGCTGCGTCACTCTCTCGCTGGAATGATTCGTTCTCCTAAATCGATGCttggctcctcctcctcg CAGTTCTTTGATGTGATCCCCACCTCGGAGCGCCCCCTTGCGGACCAGGATTGGTATCATGGTGCCATCCCCCGCACTGAGGCTCAGGAGCTACTGCGGCAACAGGGCGACTTCCTGGTGAGGGAGAGTCACGGTAAACCAGGCGAGTACGTCCTGTCGGTGTTTTCTGATGAGCAGAGACGACACTTCATCATCCAGTTCGCCGAC AGTCAGTACCGCTTTGAAGGGACAGGTTTCTCCACAATCCCTCAACTCATCGAGCATCATTTCTCCACCAAGCAGGTCATCACCAAAAAGTCTGGAGTTGTTCTTCTCAACCCTGTCGTCAAG GATAAGAAGTGGATCCTGAACCATGAGGACGTGACGCTCGGGGAGCTTCTGGGAAAG GGTAACTTTGGTGAAGTGTTTAAAGGGACACTGCAGCGCGACAAAACGGCGGTTGCTGTTAAAACCTGTAAAGAAGATTTACCTCCAGAGCTGAAGATCCGCTTCCTGTCTGAGGCCAG GATACTGAAGCAGTACGACCACCCGAACATTGTGAAGCTGATTGGTGTTTGTACGCAGCGACAGCCGATCTACATCGTCATGGAGCTGGTTCCTG gtGGGGACTTCCTGTCCTTTCTAAGGAAGAAGAAAGACGAGATGAAAACGAAGCAGCTTATTCGCTTCTCTGTCGACGCCGCCGCCGGTATGGCATACCTGGAGAGCAAGAACTGCATCCACAG GGACCTGGCGGCGAGGAACTGTCTGGTGGGGGAGGGCAGCGTGTTGAAGATCAGTGACTTTGGGATGAGTCGTCAGGAGGACGATGGCATTTACTCTTCATCTGGACTCAAACAGATTCCCATCAAATGGACGGCACCTGAAGCCCTCAACTATG gTCGTTACAGCTCAGAGAGTGATGTGTGGAGTTACGGCATCCTGCTCTGGGAAACCTTTAGTCTGGGGGTGTGTCCTTATCCCGGGATGACCAATCAGCAGGCTCGAGAGCAGGTGGAAAAAG GTTACAGGATGGCGTGTCCTCAGCGGTGCCCTGATGAAGTGTACAAAGTGATGCAGCGTTGCTGGCAGTACAATCCCGAGGAACGACCCAAgttctctgagctgcagcgagaCCTCACCGCCATCAAGAAaaagtga
- the rnf224 gene encoding RING finger protein 227, which yields MSDDRKKEEEETCPPLPPPPSSSAMETMMSLGRRDLVCIVCFGSYDLATRLPRRLHCGHAFCQACLKRLDTVINEQVWIPCPQCRQNTPRPRGGASGLDLDLASFLGIKAQQTCTSSCSSSSWSSGLREGGLAGAVTQDGKLWLGKEATDDGWSHGGLAEPRFHRYGNCCPPLSYWQCCWFCCPGRG from the exons ATGTCTGATgacaggaagaaagaagaggaagagacatgtccgcccctccctcccccgccctcctcctccgccatgGAGACGATGATGTCTCTGGGGAGGCGGGACCTAGTGTGCATCGTGTGTTTCGGTAGTTATGACCTGGCGACGCGGTTGCCCCGACGACTGCACTGCGGCCACGCCTTCTGCCAGGCGTGTCTGAAGAGGCTGGACACGGTCATCAACGAACAG GTGTGGATCCCGTGTCCTCAGTGTCGACAGAACACGCCGCGGCCCCGGGGAGGAGCATCGGGTCTGGACCTtgatttggcttcattcctGGGCATAAAGGCCCAGCAgacctgcacctcctcctgctcctcgtcaTCCTGGAGCTCTGGCCTCAGGGAAGGGGGGCTGGCTGGAGCGGTGACCCAGGATGGGAAACTGTGGCTGGGGAAGGAGGCCACAGATGATGGCTGGTCACATGGAGGTCTGGCAGAACCACGATTCCATCGCTATGGCAACTGTTGCCCACCTCTGTCCTATTGGCAGTGCTGTTGGTTCTGCTGCCCGGGGCGGGGCTAA